Proteins encoded in a region of the Zea mays cultivar B73 chromosome 4, Zm-B73-REFERENCE-NAM-5.0, whole genome shotgun sequence genome:
- the LOC103653929 gene encoding FCS-Like Zinc finger 15, whose amino-acid sequence MEFTSSSYFHASGNPDFAAVFSDGGGSAQAHRPRRSTDDGTKAEDGRSPTTARRPPSAFCVPDTEAEEPNSFLDECTLCRKALCGDIFMYRGDTPFCSDDCRREQIEMDRIRHRRKKQHALIQQQLQLQQQQQAAAAAMAQKDQRAQRRQLQPQH is encoded by the exons atgGAGTTCACGTCGTCGTCCTACTTCCACGCCTCCGGCAACCCCGACTTCGCGGCGGTGTTCTCcgacggcggcggcagcgcgCAGGCCCACCGGCCACGGCGCTCCACCGACGACGGCACGAAGGCGGAGGACGGCAGGAGCCCCACCACGGCGAGGCGGCCGCCGTCCGCGTTCTGCGTCCCCGACACGGAGGCGGAGGAGCCCAACAGCTTCCTGGACGAGTGCACCCTCTGCCGCAAGGCGCTCTGCGGCGACATCTTCATGTACAG AGGGGACACGCCGTTCTGCAGCGACGACTGCAGGAGGGAGCAGATCGAGATGGACCGCATAAGGCACCGCAGGAAGAAGCAGCACGCCCTGATACAGCAGCAGCTGcagctgcagcagcagcagcaggcggcggccGCGGCGATGGCGCAGAAGGACCAGCGTGCCCAGCGCCGGCAGCTTCAGCCACAGCACTAG